A single window of Granulicella cerasi DNA harbors:
- a CDS encoding DUF779 domain-containing protein translates to MSTTTETNQAVPSQVIATPAALQLIATLQEQHGPILFYQSGGCCEGSAPMCFPVGEFRIGSRDVKVGEIGGAEFYISPQQFEYWKHTQIVIDVTPGFGAAFSLEGPGGLQFITRSHVFNDDEIHALRAAGRI, encoded by the coding sequence ATGAGCACGACGACTGAAACCAACCAGGCTGTGCCGTCGCAGGTGATCGCGACACCTGCGGCGCTGCAGCTCATTGCAACGCTGCAAGAGCAGCACGGGCCCATCCTGTTCTACCAATCCGGCGGATGCTGCGAAGGCTCCGCGCCGATGTGTTTTCCTGTCGGCGAATTTCGCATTGGCAGTCGCGATGTGAAGGTCGGTGAAATTGGCGGAGCGGAGTTCTACATCTCGCCGCAGCAGTTCGAGTACTGGAAGCACACGCAGATTGTGATCGACGTGACTCCGGGCTTCGGCGCGGCGTTCTCTCTCGAAGGTCCGGGCGGGTTGCAGTTCATCACCCGCTCGCATGTGTTCAACGACGACGAAATCCACGCCCTGCGCGCAGCCGGGCGTATCTGA